In Tripterygium wilfordii isolate XIE 37 chromosome 17, ASM1340144v1, whole genome shotgun sequence, the genomic window tatatatttatttatttatttatttatagagtAAAAATACAATTACTATactaataacatatatattttttattttgtactaAATAGCGGAGGGAGAGGCTCTGGTGAAACTCGTCATATCAATCAATCATCATctttaacaaaaaaaagtccAACAAGCCCCACCATCACTAACGTCACCACTACCACCGCGACCACGATCTCCAGTCACCAATAGCCGCCCCCCTCTCTCAAAAAGTAAACGCTCAAAagatattcatattttttttcatcatcATACGATCAATAACACCTGTTCCACTTATTacacttctctttcttcctttatattattatattttatttttattaatgatTATGGTTCCCCTTCCCCATCATAATCTCGACGACTCAACATCAGTCACTCACGCACGCACGCACGCACGCactctctctcttggtttctctgtttctttttctttttcttgggtcAATGGATTGTTCACTTCAATCTCCAACCTCTCATACCCCCTGATCGGATAACGATGTACTTGACCTTGGCCACCCCTTTCTCCTCCACCTAATGTCTTGTCTGGTTTTGGTTCCACGGATCATTAATACGATGATGGTGGTAGattcttctgcttctgcttctctGACTTCAACAACTGCAGGTCGATTCTTCTTCCTTATCAACCTTCTCGTGGTCCTTCAATTCTTACTATTACTATCACTCTGTTCTTGTCAGACCCAGGTCGCCTGCAATCAAGACGATCGCAACTCTCTCTTGTCTTTCTATCTGAACCTATCATCATCATCGACGGTACAACCTTTGATCTGGTCTCCTTCCACTGACTGCTGTGGGTGGGACGGTGTTAGATGTGATGACGGCGATGGTCGTGTTACCCAGCTCTGGTTACCTTCCAGAGGTCTTGTTGGGATCTTTTCTTCATCGCTTGTCAATCTAACCAGTCTCTCTCGCCTCAATCTATCACATAACACCCTCTCTGGTCCTCTCCCTACTGGGTTTTTCTCGTCCCTTCTCAGTCTCCAAATCGTTGATCTCAGCTATAACAGTTTATATGGCCAGTTACCGTATCCGTTTCAATCGTTGAATGGTAATAACAGCATCCAGATACTGGATTTATCGAGCAATAGCTTTCTTGGCCCCATCCTGTCTGTTAGTAATAACTCATTCCTTCGTTTGACAAGTTTCAATGTCAGCAACAATACTTTACGTGGTCAGATCCCTTCGGACATCTGTGCCAGTGTACTGGATTTCTCGAACAATGATTTCACTGGTAATATTCCCTTGAGACTAGGACAATGCTCCAGCCTCAAGATTCTCCGAGCGGGTTTCAATAATCTCTCCGGGACTATTCCTGATGGCTTATACAGCATCACCTCACTCCAACAGCTCTCCTTGCCTTTCAACAGTCTTTCCGGACGCATCGATGGCGTCATCAGTCTAGTTAACCTCACAGTCCTTGATCTCTACTCCAACAAATTCGATGGCTTAATACCACAGGATATTGGCAAACTTGCTCGATTGGAAAGTCTCCAGCTTTACATCAACAACTTCTCTGGTTCTCTGCCTTCCTCTCTGAGTAATTGCATCCGTCTGAGAGTCTTGAATTTGAGGGCCAACGAACTAGGGGGAAATCTCTCGGATTTTGATTTCTCCAAACTCCTGCAGCTTACTTCCCTTGACCTCGGGGACAATTTGATCACAGGTAACTTGCCATCCAGCCTTTATTCATGCAAGTCACTCACTGCTGTCAGAGTGGCCGGTAATAAGTTGGCTGGAGAGATCTTGCCAGACATAGCTGCACTGCAGTTCCTGTCTTTCCTCTCCATTTCTAACAACAGTATAAGCAATATTACTGGAGCACTCAGGAACCTGATGGGTTGCAAGAATCTCACTGCTCTTATTGTTTCCAAAAATTTTCTGAATGAAACTATGCCAAATGATGAAAGCCTAATGGATGCAGATGCATTCCAAAATCTCAAGGTTCTGGCCTTTGGTGGTTGTCAATTAATGGGCCAAGTGCCCACCTGGCTAGCTAATCTGAAGAACCTCGAGGTATTGGACCTGTCTGTTAACCAAATCACAGGTTTCATTCCTGGTTGGTTGGGTAATCTAACCTACCTTTTTTACCTAGACTTGTCTGGAAACTTCATTTCCGGAGAATTTCCCAAGGAACTCACAAGACTGCCAGCGTTAACATCAGGAGACGCTAAGCAGCAAGTGAATCGCAGTTATTTAGAGTTGCCTGTGTTTGTCATGCCCAACAATGCTACCAATCAGCAGTACAATCAGCTCTTGAGCTTACCACCAGCATTTTACCTGAGAAACAACAACCTCAGTGGCAATATTCCAGCTGAAATTGGCCAACTAAAGCAGCTTCATGTGTTGGATCTCAGTAACAATAATTTCTCTGGCAACATTCCAGATCAAATATCAAACCTCACCAACTTAGAGAAACTTGATCTTTCTGGAAATGATCTATCTGGTGTAATCCCCGCCTCACTTAAGGGTCTCCATTTCTTGTCCTCTTTCAGTGTGGCGAAAAACAGTCTCCAAGGACAAATACCATCAGGAGGCCAGTTTGACACTTTTTCTAGCTCCAGCTTTGATGGGAATCCAGAGTTGTGTGGTTCAGTAGTGCAGCGCGTTTGCTTTAATCCAACTGCACCGCCCCATTCTGTTGCACCTCCTAAGAGCCCAAATACAAGACTTATCATTGGACTTGTCCTGGGGACCTGTTTTGGCGCTGGCCTAGTTATCACAGTGCTTGCACTATGGATATTGTCCAAGAGGAGGATCATTCCAAGAGGTGACCTTGACAAGATTGAGTTGGATATGCTTTCCGGGAACTCTAACTTTGGGGTGTCTCCCGGACCTGACAAAGATGCAAGCTTAATCATATTGTTCTCAAACAATTGCAACGAAATTAAGGATCTGACCATATCTGAACTCTTGAAAGCTACTGACAATTTCAATCAAGAAAACATTATAGGTTGTGGAGGTTTTGGTTTAGTTTATAAAGCACTATTAGCAAATGGTACCAAGCTGGCTGTGAAGAAACTCTCTGGAGACTTGGGCCTAATGGAAAGAGAATTTAGAGCAGAGGTAGAGGCTCTGTCCACAGCCCAGCACGAGAACCTGGTTTCACTGCGAGGCTATTGTGTGCATGAGGGATTTCGGCTACTGATTTATTCTTTCATGGAGAATGGGAGCTTGGATTATTGGTTGCATGAGAAAGCTGATGGTGCATCTCAGTTAGATTGGCCAACACGACTTAAGATTGTAAGAGGAGCAAGTCATGGGCTGGCATACATGCACCAGATATGTGAACCACACATTGTCCATCGTGACATCAAGTCCAGCAATATCCTCCTTGATGAAAAGTTTGAAGCACATGTTGCAGATTTTGGTTTGTCCCGATTGATTCTTCCTTACGAGACTCATGTAACAACAGAGCTTGTCGGTACCCTGGGTTACATTCCTCCCGAGTATGGACAAGCATGGGTGGCCACTTTAAGGGGAGATATGTACAGTTTTGGGGTTGTCATGCTTGAACTGCTCACTAGTAAGAGACCTGTTGAGGTATTCAAGCCAAAGTTGTCGAGAGAATTGGTTTCATGGGTGCAACAAATGAGAAATGAGGGCAAACAAGACCAGGTCTTTGACCATTTGCTACGAGGAAAGGGATTTGATGAAGAGATGCGGCAGGTTCTAGACATGGCCTGCATGTGTGTGAACCAGAACCCTTTCAAGAGGCCAACCATCAAGGAAGTTGTTGATTGGCTCAAGAATATAAAGACAACCAACAGGAATTGAGATAAAGGTTAGTGTAATGAAGCTTCATTACACATGATACCTACACAGAATATGAGTTACAACACATCTTCacgttttttctttcttaacaaTGTAAATGGAAATTTTCATATTGTATTGTTCTAAAGATATATAGAAAAACTACGTGATTCACTGGTTAGCTCGGAAATTTGTAAGTGGTATCTAATAACGTAAGAATGCTACTGTAGGATCGCATCAAATAAGTGCAATTAAAAGCAAAACAGATCTGTCCAATTACTGAGCACCTCAGTAGCAATCTCCTTCTACAACTACCCAAATTAACTCCAAAACTCTCCTccatttttcaacataagaacaTTATGCTCTATATGGTAAAACTTAAGCAGTGAGATTTCTCTATATTCAACTAGTGCAATGTGAGTGTATTGCTCGAATGTCGTGCGTTTTGCGACGGGGAAGAGTAAGCTATTCTCTGTTGAACTATTCCAACTTTTGCGTCCCTAAGAAGGATTTGCTTGCACTGCAGGATCCTGGAACAACCTTTAGATTCCTAAGTTCACTCTTAGTTTTGCTCGTTACAGAAACTATTGTTAGATTTATATTCTTCAGATGCCACCAAGACCAATCTCAGCTTATCTAAAGATACTACTTATATTATATACCATAACCATCGGCACTTCGGGGAAAACATCAAACAAATCATGTGAGCAATCCTTGCAATCAAGCTGAAAACTTTGAAACCTCAGTTTTCCTCCTAGTGCAAGTCTATGTCATGAAGAATTTACAAACTGAAATGTTGTTCGTGTATTCTTTATTCAAAATGATTTTAATACACATATACAGGCAAAGAAAACACACTATTTTTCAGGAACTGAATAATCATTTGACATCTCTAACATTCAGCTTGGTCTCTTATCATTTTCGGTATTTTACTTCTTTGATATGAAGACTTGGTGTGACCTATAACATTTATGGTAGTATCCATATTCAGTTTTGCTTTCAGATCATCAGTACcttgaatttaaaaaaacaattgagCATTACATGAAGATAGAAGGAAGGAAGAATTAATATTAAGGCCATCCATGGGTGAGATTGAATTTAATCTGTTAAAACTCACCGCAAAATTCATCTGAAAAGCGCCAGGCAATGGGACGAGTAACAGCTTTGAAGATCATCCACTGAACATACCAAATCTCCACCTGGCCGTTGCTAAGATATTCTTCGCTTACGCATTACTGCAAACATGTGACGTGCATAAGAAATCggcaaaagaagccaaaaccaAACACTAGAattgcaaggaaaaaaaaaaagagtattcaACAAACAAGCAAGAATATCTAAGTGAGACGCACAATTTGAATGTTCCCACATCATATCGCTACATGTAATTCAAATTCTTGAAATGATTTCGTTTTTCTTTCGAACAAAGAAGCAACTAAATATCTTCACGAAGTAAAGAGCGGGAGAAGCTTACTCCATAATTGAAGAAACTCGAATGTCGCGCGTTTTGAGACGGCGAAGAGTAAGCTATTTGCAGAGGCAGAGCCTGGATGGGCCAACGGAGGGACGACTAGCAACCACACTTCCTCTGTTCCTCAGTAGCTGCAGCAAAGCATCTGTGTCCTTTACATAACGCAGCTAGCTTTGCTAAAATTGTGTATACATTAACTTACATTACATCCTTGTTTTATAATAAAACTTACCAATAATATTAAAAGTCTAGGATTTAGGATTTAGTAGATGACTTATACCATCTAGTGGGGatattttttgtggaattttaattttttggggTTGTTCCAATTTTAGATTCCTACCCGCATGATTTTGAACGAGTCTTACCTAATATTGGTCTTCAATATAGTTCGAATTATTATTGTGGCTCGAGACTTACGTCCATTAAGTTGTTCAAAGGGCACGCTAGATGGTTTTTGGGACTTGTCTTACCTCTAGGCTCCTACCCATATGGTTCTCATCGGGTTTTACTTGTCGTCGACATGGTTCTGACTACTTCGCGACTCGAGACTTACGCCCAAACAGCTATTCAAAGGACATGTTTGGTGGTTCCTTAGTTATCAAAAAAGAGTGTAGAatgtaatatttataatttaaggTTTGAGACTTATAATTTATGAAATCATATAACAATAACTCAATTGGTTATATATCATAGAGTAGGACGTATGCATTTCGTTAAGGTCGGAGTTCGACCCAGTTcagagtattttttttatgattttccAAGTTAGCATTGAGAGTATAAGATTTAAGATTTATGGAACCACAAAGCAATAGTTAAACATGGCGGGTCAGGTCAACTGCGGCTGAAGCCAAACAGAAATACGGGCGAAAACTTTTGAAGAAGTAGGTGCGATCTGTGATGAAGGCGCAAGATCGGCGATTGACGGTGGTCCTGACCATCGTATGGTCGATCACGATCTTATACGGAGAAATGTTCGCGTATTGGGTTCCTCTCTGTTCTTGTTCCTGGCCTTCTCCTCCTGTCAATTCCACCCTCGTACGTTTACTcgatttgtgttttcttttctccttAATCTTGAAGTATTTGAAGAATGCGTTGCTAGGTTTTCTCTACTAGAGTCGGAGCACAGATTCTGGTTTTCTGTCATATGTTAGAAGACTTGTAAAAGTTTTCATTTACAATTCCTTTGAGAACACATTGATATGAGACCAGAATAGGCGCAAGTCATTTTCTTTCCGTATGAAAATTGAATTTAGAATGGATTATTTGCTCAGTTCATTCAATTGAATGGACTTGCATAAGCTTTCCATGAAGCTGATCTGCTCTGTACAACTTTAATTAATAatcttgttttttcaatttttcttcaaCCAAGGAACTTAGGTTGGTATCACATTTTTGCAACTAAACAATCTCAGTAAAATTTTCTGATAAAGATAACATTTTCAAACTATGTGGCATGATGACATctattttcagcttcttttttgTTCATATCGTGTCATGTAGAACAATTTCACCTATTTCTACTACATTCGGCTGTATTGGTTAAAAATTACTACAAAGTGTCATTCTAACGGCATAACAAAagtaattttatatttgaagTTGATCTATATAGTTAGATGAATATGTTCAAATGCATATGTTGTGTGCAAGAACACACACATCCCATTGGTGCACTTGTGTCAATGTGTTAACACTTTTTTGTCCTTGCAATGCGTAGATGGGTGGAGAAGGACGCGTTAATCATTATTCAAAACTTGCTGTTCTTACAGATCCACAGGTTAATTGGATATATGTATTTCACTTTTAATTGGATTTCTGTCTTTCACCTTTCCTTTAAAAAGGAGGAGGCGAAAGGGGAGAAAAGTTCTTTGTATTCTAATTTCATTTCCATATTTGACAGCTCATGGATAAAACCTCCCTTGGTGTTGCCCCGAAATCACTAGCTTTGGAGACTGCTCAGTTCTACACTGATTTGTACATGCGCAGAGCGTTCTTTGCATCTATCCTGCCTTTCAAACCTGATGTTATTTTGTTTCTGGGGGATTATTTTGATGGAGGCCCTTATTTATTAGAAGAAGAGTAAGGCCTTGAAAGCTTTCCAATGTCACGTACTTATTGGTCAATATTATATTCATAATAACTTATGTTAATTTtacatcatctttttttttttgtttcagttgATAATGACTGATCAACTAATTTGACTAATTTATTAAAGCATTCtttcatattttcttcttcattttggtGCAGAATTTCCCTGACAAGATTTGGTTTTTTAGATGGCAGGAATCTTTAAGTCGTTTTAAGCATATCTTTGGTCTGAATATGCTAGAAAGGCATAAAGATACCCCAGTCTATTACCTCTCTGGAAACCATGATATTGGCTATGCTGGTCTCAACTCTCGTAATCCAAAGGTACTTTGGCATCGAAACCTCAATGAGCTGTAGCTTATATTGTGTTGCATGTTATAAGTTTGAAGAGATTACAATATAAAACAAGAGATAAAGATGAAAGACAAGCTCTATAATGGGGAAAAAGAGAGGTGCAAGATCAATTGCTCTTGTGCATGTAGGCTATGATTGCTTTGCAAGGGATGTGATGGGAATTAGAATCTAATGATGAGTTATCATACTCCAATCTAGAATTGGTGCCAGGATATTTGTGTTTTTCAACGAGTTCAAGTATTAGTAATCCCATTACATATTCTACTTGGCTACTGTGTGATGGGAGTGAGAATACTATTCCTTATTTTCAAACCAAGTATAATTATAAAGTATTTGAACCTATGTATTCTTATATATCATTGgggattaaattattaaatttatagGTATTAGGCTTTAATAATAAACTGTAAGTGTTCATGTCTGAAACTTGGACTTGGGTTTTGTGTGGAAATGTGCATAGAATGTCAACTGAAAACTACATTACAAGACTCACTGTCATTGCCAGATTATGCAATTCGTTCTTCCTGTCAATATAAAAAtgaatttgccaaaaaaaatttgtgtttttttgtttaggTTATTTCTTGAGTTGTGTTGAGTGCAATTGTTGCTAATATTTTTGGTAATCAGTTACTGCTTTCAGTAGTTATTAATGCACTTTCTCTGGACTCCATCTTTATCTACagggttttcatttttttacattGCACTCTAACAGGTTATAAGCCGCTATGAAAAAGAGTTTGGGCCCAGAAACTTCCGTTTTATAGCTGGAGAAGTGGAGTTCATTGTGGTTGATGCTCAAACTGTCGATGGTAAACTATGAagcattaattttctttttggattCTAAGaaactcttttatttttcttaatgttTTGCCACTCTCATCACGACATACGGAGAAATTTTTTAATGCATAGAGTTGGAATATATACTACTTAAGTTGTCGATTTCTTGTTTGACCATACTGAAGACTGTTACAAATGTAAATCATTTGCCCTACAAAAATGCATGTTTAACAAACAAGATagtaaaaatgtaaaattgCGTTGAAGTGTTTGTATCCCATGGGAAATCTTGACATGTTTAgcttcttttcttcctctttccaTGGCACGTAACCTAAATATCATTTATGCCAAAAGCGTAAGCTGATGGTAAAGATAAGCATTTTATAACATTTTATTATGTAGTCATTGCTCTAATACTTCCCCTTATCTCCATTGAATTTTTGTTTCTGAGCATTTGTGATGGCATTTTTAAGTAAAAAGATGTGTGGATTATCATCTGCAGGGCAAGGAGATTCCGCGTCTGCAACTTGGGATTTTGCCAAAAATGTCAGCAGTGGTATTGGCTAATGCTAAGTTTACTATTTGTGGGCTTGTGTAACATAAAATTAATACATCTTTGACATTCTCTAGATGTTCAATTGCGTCCGAGGGTTTTGTTGACCCACATTCCACTACATCGGCGGGATTGGACCTCTTGTGGCCCTAATCGTTCTTCACCTGTCATTAATCAGGCATCACTCTCTCCCCCCACCCCTCTCTCGGagtagaagttaaagcatatcATGTGTTTATGTTGATTGgcaatatttgtaatttttcttATTGCATCATAGACTTGAAAATCATTCAGAGGTTTATAATATGAATCAGATGCTATGAGAGGTGGAGAAAAGAAAACTGTGGTATACTATGATGTAAATGCACTACTAGGATATATATAGATTTCAAGAGATCTTATGATTTGATTTAATGACATGAAAATATTCTATACTGCAATCATTATGCActtgttgtaacttgtaaggtACATTTTTCCGTACAATTTTTTGTTGATCTATTCTAGAACTAGCTCTATGCTTTATATTTATGTTTAAGACGTTTCTGATTGGTATCCCAGAATATGGGGGGTTCATATGTCTTGAAGGAAAATACGTTTATCATATCGTAGCATGAATTATCATGTCATCAATGTATAGTACCAATATAATATGGATCGTCTTGTTGATATATGTGTGCTATATTGTAAATTGTAGCCAGTAATGCTCCGTGTAGTCTTGGGTTTGCTTTTATTTATGCAGTTATGCACCTCATTACCGGCACTCATGCATATGACCCTTCTTTTTCATGTCCAGAGGATTACTCGTGCTGCTCAAAGTCAAGAAATAGTGTGAGTTTCTCTTCCCGCTTTTGTTGCTTGTTAGGAAAGATGGTAACATCAAATAAAATGGAATAATATATGGTTTAGCTTGGG contains:
- the LOC119982429 gene encoding tyrosine-sulfated glycopeptide receptor 1-like translates to MSCLVLVPRIINTMMVVDSSASASLTSTTAGRFFFLINLLVVLQFLLLLSLCSCQTQVACNQDDRNSLLSFYLNLSSSSTVQPLIWSPSTDCCGWDGVRCDDGDGRVTQLWLPSRGLVGIFSSSLVNLTSLSRLNLSHNTLSGPLPTGFFSSLLSLQIVDLSYNSLYGQLPYPFQSLNGNNSIQILDLSSNSFLGPILSVSNNSFLRLTSFNVSNNTLRGQIPSDICASVLDFSNNDFTGNIPLRLGQCSSLKILRAGFNNLSGTIPDGLYSITSLQQLSLPFNSLSGRIDGVISLVNLTVLDLYSNKFDGLIPQDIGKLARLESLQLYINNFSGSLPSSLSNCIRLRVLNLRANELGGNLSDFDFSKLLQLTSLDLGDNLITGNLPSSLYSCKSLTAVRVAGNKLAGEILPDIAALQFLSFLSISNNSISNITGALRNLMGCKNLTALIVSKNFLNETMPNDESLMDADAFQNLKVLAFGGCQLMGQVPTWLANLKNLEVLDLSVNQITGFIPGWLGNLTYLFYLDLSGNFISGEFPKELTRLPALTSGDAKQQVNRSYLELPVFVMPNNATNQQYNQLLSLPPAFYLRNNNLSGNIPAEIGQLKQLHVLDLSNNNFSGNIPDQISNLTNLEKLDLSGNDLSGVIPASLKGLHFLSSFSVAKNSLQGQIPSGGQFDTFSSSSFDGNPELCGSVVQRVCFNPTAPPHSVAPPKSPNTRLIIGLVLGTCFGAGLVITVLALWILSKRRIIPRGDLDKIELDMLSGNSNFGVSPGPDKDASLIILFSNNCNEIKDLTISELLKATDNFNQENIIGCGGFGLVYKALLANGTKLAVKKLSGDLGLMEREFRAEVEALSTAQHENLVSLRGYCVHEGFRLLIYSFMENGSLDYWLHEKADGASQLDWPTRLKIVRGASHGLAYMHQICEPHIVHRDIKSSNILLDEKFEAHVADFGLSRLILPYETHVTTELVGTLGYIPPEYGQAWVATLRGDMYSFGVVMLELLTSKRPVEVFKPKLSRELVSWVQQMRNEGKQDQVFDHLLRGKGFDEEMRQVLDMACMCVNQNPFKRPTIKEVVDWLKNIKTTNRN
- the LOC119982749 gene encoding uncharacterized protein C630.12 isoform X2, which encodes MKAQDRRLTVVLTIVWSITILYGEMFAYWVPLCSCSWPSPPVNSTLMGGEGRVNHYSKLAVLTDPQLMDKTSLGVAPKSLALETAQFYTDLYMRRAFFASILPFKPDVILFLGDYFDGGPYLLEEEWQESLSRFKHIFGLNMLERHKDTPVYYLSGNHDIGYAGLNSRNPKVISRYEKEFGPRNFRFIAGEVEFIVVDAQTVDGQGDSASATWDFAKNVSNVQLRPRVLLTHIPLHRRDWTSCGPNRSSPVINQRITRAAQSQEIVYQNYITEESSNRLLELIKPVLILSGHDHDQCTVIHELKSGIIKEQTVGTLSWQMGNLYPSFMLLSVSNSALGNTSTPEEAVITQLCFLPMQMHIYIWYLLLFVLTLLAILFNGMGFWDRFTDMIRSSRELVSHNIFRGGTKEKDDDDDGEYEMIWDAEGSMHLVKKKVNAPVKHPVDKGFVERGNAVVRPTAKKNVSQEVEVCMNIDEVADMGVVPAFKLPHRTTKSRTKIIIYRLIRAFQMLAVIAAVNVPIYMMLLFKDWIDQ
- the LOC119982749 gene encoding uncharacterized protein C630.12 isoform X1, which codes for MKAQDRRLTVVLTIVWSITILYGEMFAYWVPLCSCSWPSPPVNSTLMGGEGRVNHYSKLAVLTDPQLMDKTSLGVAPKSLALETAQFYTDLYMRRAFFASILPFKPDVILFLGDYFDGGPYLLEEEWQESLSRFKHIFGLNMLERHKDTPVYYLSGNHDIGYAGLNSRNPKVISRYEKEFGPRNFRFIAGEVEFIVVDAQTVDGQGDSASATWDFAKNVSSDVQLRPRVLLTHIPLHRRDWTSCGPNRSSPVINQRITRAAQSQEIVYQNYITEESSNRLLELIKPVLILSGHDHDQCTVIHELKSGIIKEQTVGTLSWQMGNLYPSFMLLSVSNSALGNTSTPEEAVITQLCFLPMQMHIYIWYLLLFVLTLLAILFNGMGFWDRFTDMIRSSRELVSHNIFRGGTKEKDDDDDGEYEMIWDAEGSMHLVKKKVNAPVKHPVDKGFVERGNAVVRPTAKKNVSQEVEVCMNIDEVADMGVVPAFKLPHRTTKSRTKIIIYRLIRAFQMLAVIAAVNVPIYMMLLFKDWIDQ